From Haloplanus vescus:
GGTCTTCTGAGAATCGCCACGATTGCGGGAAATACAGCTTGGACAGCGCGGTCCCGCCTTTGAACAGGAGGTTGTCGCCGTAGCCGCTCGTGAAGATGCCCCAGAGAAGCCACGAATTGACGTAGTTCTTCTCGGCGTACCCTTGCCGAACGCCCAGTTCGCGAGCGAGAATCCGGAGCCGGTCCTGACTGATCATCGCGATCAGGACTCCGTCGGCTCCAGCGTGGCTGGCTCGACGTTGATTCGGAGGCGATACGTACTGTCGGTCGATCCGGTGTCGGGTCGCGTCGGGTCCAGCAACGAGTAGCCACTCGTGAACGACGCGACGAGTTCCTCGCGGGCGGGGAGGCCGATGCCGAGCTGATCGGCGAGGTAGACGATCCGCTTGGTCGCCGCGCCGTTGTCGAGGCGTTCGAGGTACTCGCCGACGGTGTCCCAGTCGCAGCCCCGGTCGTCGGCGGTGCGCATCGCGGTTGCAAGTTCTCGAAGGCCACCACAGAACTCGGGGTGGTCCGCACAGTCGACCAGCGTCTTCTCCAGGTTGCTGACCTGAACGGTCGTGCCTTCGATGGATGTCGGCTCAAAGCCGAAGAACTTCCGCTCGGTGACTGTCGTGACGCGGTACGGGACACCGTGGATCTCTCGGCTTTGCGCTCGGGTCGGCGTGACGACGTACACCGTCCGGGGAACCTGTTCGGTCAGCCCGTGGTGGCTGAGGGCGCTGTAGTAGCCGATGTACATTGGCTCGGCGACGTGGGCGGCGATGAGGTACTCGTGGGTGGTGTACACGGCTTCCTCGCCGGCTGTGAGTGGAATGATGAGATACGTGCCCGAGAAGAGCCGGTCGAGCCAGCCCTTCTCGGTGAGTCGGGAGGCGATCTCGCGGGCGGTATTTGGGGGGACCTCCAGCGTCGTCTCGATGTCGTCGACGGAGATGATTTGGTGACCCGCGCCAGCGAGTTGTGCAAGGAGTCGACTTTCTCGAGTCGAGAGACCCTGGCGTATATTTTGTGTTTGCTCTATGGTACTCATACCTGCGTTTCTTACATAGAGTATAAACACGGGCCTGCTTTAGCCTTGCGACTGCCGCGGACGGCGGAGACAAGCAGACTTAACCAACAGAATCGGGGTGTGGAACCGTGCGTTGGTTAAGGATTCAAGCGCCGTCTTCGGCTACGTCGATGAGCTCTTCTGCTGTGGAACTGATCCGGTCGAGACGGTCGCGAACGATCTCGGGATCGTCCGACTCCCACGCGGCCAAGTAGAACGCCGACCCGCTGGTATCTAACCCACAGTACCGCCCGACGACGTACGCGACCGCCTCGGCTTCGACTTCGCGTTTCGACCGCTCGGTGTCGTCGTCGACGTCGAAGTGGAGCAGGGCGTGGGCGTACTCGTGGATCAACGTCCGCGCAAGGTCGGCATCGTTCTCCCGATCACGCACCTCGACACGCGGTTGCATACCGACGAGACTCAGCTGCTCGCAGATGCCTTTCGCCTCGCCGTGCGTCCACTCCGCTTCCGGAATAATCCGAACCGTCACGCCAAGTTCGTCGGCGGCTCCAGTCAGCCGACCGACGAGGTCGCCGGCGTCCCCGGTTGCTTCCGTGTCGAGATCAGGAAGCGGCTCGCCTTCGGTCTGAGAGACGTCAAACACCGGCGCGGGCTTGAACCCGACCAGGCCCTCGGACCACTCTTCAGGCGACGTCTCGTCGTAGTCACAGTCACTGTCCTCGTGGTAGCTCGGCGAGTTCTCGCACTCTGGACACTGCTTCGTGATGATCGGCGCCCAGATCCAGATGGCCGACTCCCCCTCCGTGACGTGGCGGTCGAACTCTTCCTGCCACGTCCGGTAGCCCGTCACCCGGGTCGCCTCGGGACACTGCCGCTTGATGAGGAGCGTGTTCCGGTAGGAGTAGTCGTGGAAACGACTCTGGACGTCGAGCCACTCCTGGAACTCTTCGCTGGCCTGCGCGTCGTCGACGCCGGCGACGAGGTCGTCGATCCACTGTTCGATGGTGCTGTTCATCTCGTCGGATCGTGTGTCGGTCTGCTCGAAGGAGACCGACGAGTCACTAGTCGTAGCCATTGTGTTCACCGAATCAAGGTCACGGCGACTGCGTCTGTTCAGACCGCGCCGCACCCCTCAGGGGCGTCCAAAAAACCGCTCTGTCGGTTAGCGGAGTTCGTGGCGTTCGTCAGCGAAGCCGACCGTGACGAGGTACTCGAGGAACTCGTCGAAGCGCTCGACGTCGCTGGGTGTGTCAGTCGCAAGGTGACGCGTCCACTCGATGGCCCACTGGAAGGCGGGATCTGTCCCGCCCTTGCCGTGTAGATACCACCACCGGGCCGCTTTGAGAACCACTATGGGATTCGTCGGCGGCTGCTCACCGGCGAGCCCACGGGTGATGGACTCGATTTCGTCGGGGACGTCGGCGGAATCGACCTCCGCTGATTGCGTGTTGTCGATATCGACCGGGATCTCGTCGACCGAGACGTTGTCGGGACTCTGTTGTTGACTCACTGGAAGTCACCTCTGAGGGCTCTCGAAGGAGCCCTCGCCCTCTCTGGGGGCACGAAAAACAGGTCGCGAAGTCACGCCGGCGGGAGGTAGACGCTCTGCTCGCCGGCGATCTCCTCCAGGTTGTTTCGGTGACGGTGGCTGAAGTAGCACTCGTAGCTGCAGTATCCACAGATTGCGCCGGTATCGTATTCGGCCACGTACGGGCCGCGGCGAGTTCGCCAGACGTTCGTCCCGCACTCGGTACAGACGGCGTCCTCGAGAACGGCAGGACTCGGTCCCTCGTACTCGACGTTGAGCCCCTCGTCTTCCGGTGTCGTTTCGGGCCAGATCCCGTGGCCCCTCCAAAACTCACGGACGCGAGCGAGGCTGTGGCGCACTGTTTTTCGGACGGTGACGTGGTCGGCGTCGCGACCGCTGTCGTCCCAGCCGTCGGCCGTCCAGAACTCACCGAACTGTGCGCCACGATGTAGCCCGTTCCAGTCGACGCCGACGATGTCGGCTGGTGGCTCGTCCGTGAGTGTCGGTCTGGTCAGCTGTCGAATGGCGTTGAGCTGCTTGGGCGGACTCCCGCCGAGGATATGGACGCGTCGTCCTCTCCAATCGGCTGGGTCGGAGAACTCGTGGGCCAGGCGGTCGGCGTATCCCCGTGAATATCCGAGGACGAGGGTCTCGGGTATCGCATCGATCACCGCCCGCGACTTCGGAACGACGATGAGCTCGGCCTCGGGGTAGCTCGCTTGGATCTCGCGAGCGGCAGCGATGTGGGCGTCGACGGCATCTGGTTCGTAGATGTCGCCGATGACACCGACCTGTGGCTCGTGCTCGAAGAAGCAATCGACGAATCGTTCCAGGTCGGGATTGCGGAAGTCGTTATCGAGCATCCCCACCGGAATCTCGAGGTTCTGGTACTGGTCTGCCTGATACCCACAGTCTTCTCGAAACCCGGGGAGAAACCCGAGGGCCAACGCATCAGCGACGAATGGGGCTCGATGCAGGAACGCTATCTGGTCTGCCTGTCTGGCAGCAGCGATGTCGCTAGCCGTGCTGGAGTCTGGACTCAAATCGAGGGACATGACTGAACTCGCGAGGCGGCTGCTGGGCGCCCCGCACCCATTCAGGGGGCTGAAAAAACGGGACACTCTCAACGTTAACCAACACGAGGTGGTAGCTGACTCCGGTTGTTGGTTAAGACCGATCGCTACGTCTCATCCTCACGCAACTCTTCGGCCTTCCACTGGAGCCGACGCAGAATCTGCGTCCGATTCTGGTTGGCGTTTTCGTAGGCAACACACTCACGGAGTGTCTCCATATCGGGGATCGTCGCGATCCCAGCCTTGATCAGTCGGTGGTTCGGTGCTTCGAGGCGCTTCTCGGGTGGGAATTCGTCGTCAGCCCCGCTGTTGTCCGCGGA
This genomic window contains:
- a CDS encoding DUF6610 family protein; the protein is MSLDLSPDSSTASDIAAARQADQIAFLHRAPFVADALALGFLPGFREDCGYQADQYQNLEIPVGMLDNDFRNPDLERFVDCFFEHEPQVGVIGDIYEPDAVDAHIAAAREIQASYPEAELIVVPKSRAVIDAIPETLVLGYSRGYADRLAHEFSDPADWRGRRVHILGGSPPKQLNAIRQLTRPTLTDEPPADIVGVDWNGLHRGAQFGEFWTADGWDDSGRDADHVTVRKTVRHSLARVREFWRGHGIWPETTPEDEGLNVEYEGPSPAVLEDAVCTECGTNVWRTRRGPYVAEYDTGAICGYCSYECYFSHRHRNNLEEIAGEQSVYLPPA
- a CDS encoding type IV toxin-antitoxin system AbiEi family antitoxin domain-containing protein → MSTIEQTQNIRQGLSTRESRLLAQLAGAGHQIISVDDIETTLEVPPNTAREIASRLTEKGWLDRLFSGTYLIIPLTAGEEAVYTTHEYLIAAHVAEPMYIGYYSALSHHGLTEQVPRTVYVVTPTRAQSREIHGVPYRVTTVTERKFFGFEPTSIEGTTVQVSNLEKTLVDCADHPEFCGGLRELATAMRTADDRGCDWDTVGEYLERLDNGAATKRIVYLADQLGIGLPAREELVASFTSGYSLLDPTRPDTGSTDSTYRLRINVEPATLEPTES
- a CDS encoding ArdC-like ssDNA-binding domain-containing protein produces the protein MATTSDSSVSFEQTDTRSDEMNSTIEQWIDDLVAGVDDAQASEEFQEWLDVQSRFHDYSYRNTLLIKRQCPEATRVTGYRTWQEEFDRHVTEGESAIWIWAPIITKQCPECENSPSYHEDSDCDYDETSPEEWSEGLVGFKPAPVFDVSQTEGEPLPDLDTEATGDAGDLVGRLTGAADELGVTVRIIPEAEWTHGEAKGICEQLSLVGMQPRVEVRDRENDADLARTLIHEYAHALLHFDVDDDTERSKREVEAEAVAYVVGRYCGLDTSGSAFYLAAWESDDPEIVRDRLDRISSTAEELIDVAEDGA